In Streptacidiphilus sp. P02-A3a, the DNA window AGTCTTCCCCCTTCACCCGACCGAGGACTCCCGTTGACCGACTCCGCCGCTCCCCCGCGCAAGGGCCGCCCGCGCAACGCCGACGCGGACGAGGCGATCCTCGCCGCGACCAGGACCGTGTTGGCGGAGCAGGGCTGGGGCGGGCTCACCATGGGGGACGTCGCGGCGCGCGCGGGGGTCGCCAAGACCACCCTCTACCGGCGCTGGCCCTCCAAGAACGAGCTGGTGGTGTCGGCCGTCGCGGTGCTCTTCGACGAGCTGGAGATGGCCGACCTGGGCAGCCTTCAGGCCGACATCGAGGCCGTCGTCCAGCAGTTCGCCGACCTGCTGGCGCAGCCGGAGAGCCGGTCCGCGCTGCTCGCGCTCTTCGCCGAGGCCACCCGCGACCCGGCGCTGCGGCTGCGGGTGCGCGAGGCCATCACCGACCCGCAGAAGCAGCTGGTACGCCAGGGCCGCGCCGCCGCCCAGGCCCGCGGCGAACTCCCGCCGGACGAGAACCCGGCCCAGGCCCGCGCCGACGTCGACGTCATCTTCGACACCATCGCGGGCGCGGTCGAACACCGGATGCTGGTCACCGGCGAACCGGCCTCCCCGGAATGGATCCGCCGCTTCACCACGCTGCTGCTCACCCCGATGACCGCCCCCGAATCCCACTGACCGCCGCAGCTCAGGCGATGAGCTCCTTGAGCTCCTCGGTCTCCAGCACGATCCCGACCGGGTCGGGCAGGTGCAGCCGCTCGCCCAGTCCCTGGGTGCGGTGGGTGTCCGCGTAGCACCCGCCGCTGGGGTTGCTGTGCACGACGAGTTCCCCGCGCCGCCGGTCGATCAACAGGTAGACCGGGATTCCAGCGGAGGCGTAGCCGAAGGGCTTGGCGTTCCGGTCGTTCTCAGGCTGGCTGGACGTCACCTCGACCACCATCAGCACCCCACCGGCGTCGGACCACTCGCCCCGGCCCTTGAAGTAGCCCTTCGGGGCGAGTGCTCCGTCCGGGCGTGACCGGCCCTGCCCGAACGCCTCGGTGATCAGTCCCTGCTCCGGGTACAGCCGCAGCTCCGGCCGTTGGGCCATGCAGCGCTCAAGGACCCACATCACGATCTCGCCGTGGTCGCCATCGGGCACCGGCTTGACCTCCAACCTGCCGTTGACGAATTCCAGTCGGATGGGCTCGGGCGCGACGGCTTCCAGCGCCTCGAACTCCTCCGTGCTCAATTGCGCGGGCATGATCGCGGTCACGGCGGACGTCCTCTCTGTGATGACTGCCACCCTCAGGCTACCCACCGGCGGGGCCCGGTGTCAGAAACCTGCCGGTTCGGTGTAGGTGCCCCACTCGGCGCGGAGGGCGTCGCAGATCTCGCCGAGGGTGGCTTCCGCGCGGGCCGCGTCGAGCATGGCCGGGAGCATGTTGGCGCCGGAGCGGGCGGCGGCCAGCATCTCGGCCAGGGCCGCCTGGACCGCGGACTCGTCGCGGGCCGCGCGGCGCGCGGCGAGGTCGCGGACCTGCTCGGTCTCGACCTCGTGGCTGACCCGCAGGATCTCCAGCGGCGGGGTGACGCTGCCGGTGTGGCAGTTGACGCCGACCACCCGCTTGGCGCCCTTCTCCACCGCCGTCTGGTAAGCGAAGGCGGCCTCGGCGATCTCGCCGGTGAACCAGCCGTTCTCGATGCCGCGCAGGATCCCGGCCGTCATCGGGCCGATCTCCTGGCCGGGGCCGCCGGCCGCGCCCATGGTGCGGATCTTGTCGAAGATCGCCTCCGCCTGCGCCTCGATCCGGTCGGTCAGCGCCTCGACGTACCAGGAGCCGCCCAGCGGGTCGGCGACGTTGGCCACGCCGGTCTCCTCCAGCAGCACCTGCTGGGTCCGCAGCGCGATCTCCGCCGCCTGGGCGGAGGGCAGCGCCAGGGTCTCGTCCAGCGCGTTGGTGTGCAGCGAGTTGGTGCCGCCGAGGACCGCCGACAGTGCCTCGACGGCGGTGCGCACCACGTTGTTGTAGGGCTGCTGGGCGGTCAGCGACACCCCGGCGGTCTGGGTGTGGAACCGCAGTTGCTGCGCCTTGACCGTCCGCGCGCCGTAGGCCTCCTTCAGCCAGCGGGCCCAGATCCGGCGCGCGGCGCGGAACTTGGCGATCTCCTCGAAGAAGTCCAGGTGCGCGTCGAAGAAGAAGGAGAGGCCCGGGGCGAAGACGTCGACGTCCAGCCCCCGGGAGAGGCCGAGCTCGACGTAGGCGAAGCCGTCGGCGAGGGTGAAGGCCAGCTCCTGCGCGGCCGTGGAGCCCGCTTCGCGGATGTGGTAGCCGGAGACCGACAGCGGCTTGTACGCCGGGATGTTCTCGGCGCAGTACTCCATCAGGTCGCCGATCAGGCGCAGGTGCGGCTCGGGCGAGAACAGCCACTCCTTCTGCGCGATGTACTCCTTGAATATGTCGGTCTGCAGCGTGCCGTTGAGCACCGACGGGTCCACGCCCTGCCGTTCGGCCGCGACCAGGTACATGCAGAACACCGGCACCGCCGGGCCGCTGATCGTCATCGAGGTGGTGACCTCGCCCAGGGGCAGGTCCTTGAACAGGACCTCCATGTCGGCGGCCGAGTCGATGGCGACGCCGCAGTGGCCGACCTCGCCGAGCGAGCGCGGGTCGTCCGAGTCGCGGCCCATCAGCGTCGGCATGTCGAAGGCCACGGAGAGGCCGCCGCCGCCGGCCTCCAGGATCATCCGGTAGCGCTCGTTCGTCTGCTGGGCGTTGCCGAAACCGGCGA includes these proteins:
- a CDS encoding TetR/AcrR family transcriptional regulator — protein: MTDSAAPPRKGRPRNADADEAILAATRTVLAEQGWGGLTMGDVAARAGVAKTTLYRRWPSKNELVVSAVAVLFDELEMADLGSLQADIEAVVQQFADLLAQPESRSALLALFAEATRDPALRLRVREAITDPQKQLVRQGRAAAQARGELPPDENPAQARADVDVIFDTIAGAVEHRMLVTGEPASPEWIRRFTTLLLTPMTAPESH
- a CDS encoding methylmalonyl-CoA mutase, whose translation is MQAARERWQRRYDGATRREADFTTLSGDQVEPVYGPADDAAPEGFDRIGWPGEYPFTRGLHATGYRGRAWTIRQFAGFGNAQQTNERYRMILEAGGGGLSVAFDMPTLMGRDSDDPRSLGEVGHCGVAIDSAADMEVLFKDLPLGEVTTSMTISGPAVPVFCMYLVAAERQGVDPSVLNGTLQTDIFKEYIAQKEWLFSPEPHLRLIGDLMEYCAENIPAYKPLSVSGYHIREAGSTAAQELAFTLADGFAYVELGLSRGLDVDVFAPGLSFFFDAHLDFFEEIAKFRAARRIWARWLKEAYGARTVKAQQLRFHTQTAGVSLTAQQPYNNVVRTAVEALSAVLGGTNSLHTNALDETLALPSAQAAEIALRTQQVLLEETGVANVADPLGGSWYVEALTDRIEAQAEAIFDKIRTMGAAGGPGQEIGPMTAGILRGIENGWFTGEIAEAAFAYQTAVEKGAKRVVGVNCHTGSVTPPLEILRVSHEVETEQVRDLAARRAARDESAVQAALAEMLAAARSGANMLPAMLDAARAEATLGEICDALRAEWGTYTEPAGF
- a CDS encoding Uma2 family endonuclease, whose protein sequence is MTAIMPAQLSTEEFEALEAVAPEPIRLEFVNGRLEVKPVPDGDHGEIVMWVLERCMAQRPELRLYPEQGLITEAFGQGRSRPDGALAPKGYFKGRGEWSDAGGVLMVVEVTSSQPENDRNAKPFGYASAGIPVYLLIDRRRGELVVHSNPSGGCYADTHRTQGLGERLHLPDPVGIVLETEELKELIA